A genomic stretch from Plasmodium cynomolgi strain B DNA, chromosome 8, whole genome shotgun sequence includes:
- a CDS encoding N-acetyltransferase (putative): MLSIRKSNVYDLLSMQQCNSVNLPENYNMRYYFYHALSWPSLSQVAEDGKGKVCGYTLGKLEEENDKKGHLTSVAVLKTYRKQKLAYYLITQTHQFVNDIYNVHNICLHVRVSNYAALNLYNNLLNYKVKGIEPLYYGNKEDAYLMEHLF, from the coding sequence ATGCTGTCAATAAGGAAGAGCAACGTTTACGATCTGTTGTCAATGCAACAGTGCAATAGCGTAAACCTGCCCGAAAATTATAACATgagatattatttttaccatGCGTTATCGTGGCCATCGTTGAGCCAAGTGGCAGAGGatggaaagggaaaagtttGCGGATACACCTTAGGAAagttggaagaagaaaatgataagAAGGGTCATTTAACTTCAGTTGCTGTTTTGAAAACGTACAGGAAGCAGAAACTTGCTTATTATTTAATCACGCAGACACACCAATTTGtgaatgatatatataacgTCCATAACATTTGCTTGCATGTTCGTGTGAGCAACTATGCCGCGTTGAATTTGTACAATAACTTGTTAAATTATAAAGTGAAGGGAATCGAACCATTGTATTATGGAAATAAGGAAGACGCCTATTTGATGGAGcaccttttt
- a CDS encoding hypothetical protein (putative) — protein sequence MNIKAALFNACQLTIKGTGVVFHGKLQQVKYAISFPSYLFIIFSGFMGAMSGNFFFKKYILRKNPPNPLRDPNDLPPEKHPHTPEEDD from the exons atgaacataaaagCAGCCCTCTTTAATGCGTGCCAACTTACCATAAAAG GGACAGGCGTCGTGTTTCATGGAAAACTGCAACAAGTAAAATACGCCATCAGTTTCCCGAGTtacctttttataattttttctgggTTTATGGGAGCCATGTCaggaaatttcttttttaaaaaatacattttgagGAAGAACCCCCCCAAC CCCCTGAGGGACCCCAACGACTTACCGCCGGAGAAGCACCCACACACCCCTGAGGAGGAtgattaa
- a CDS encoding hypothetical protein (putative), translating to MYNVARSMSEVIIENAGEVEKEEVPGEGKPKGDLYFTTREQMEQNKQNGAEKLVEYNCPAEVNTSGEDAPGMDKHEEDMHEEDMHEEDMQEEDMHEEDMHEEGMHEEDMHEMSTREEDTRDVDDVKKGKSPTRESFTTEVSFEKEGEREGGNSADRVGQEASNESSNGVPNGSSSMAYNETRTPDLIDDRRKAKDRGKSCEEDLGMKCIMQLLMMLERERRRSGRGGEKKGEVIKKGRKGTHERAEGDARMYFSKYVDRVFSREEEVENGHIGGEPSEGKREKIIDTSGGGSGGAVGGAVGGGAEKGCARLLDRVEDHLGALDISLNEILQLNKVKKIFWYLYMKFKLEDSITIEKFCELLKEKIKEEMSKNYFKEYVMWDNFHSFCRYNVGNFDYKMLILENLFCLLKSYPLDYEENKGCFYMLNPQRNKMMQSSNLHGDKKANVHLVKNKMNYLKLTKEVNTYFKNNFFFLDKIFIPKDAFFFVKDIEEIGLKDDSSKTFYVHQALVQDLNEDSEEKNTFDGFYAGSPPYQSDYYRYLRKKKVQNKMRKMKEFILYYYGFPSVQHFFEALLEFEREYKKAHRGCSSLNGRVVEKEDTQMLELTAKLYAKYGNKPRVKGCTDAHGGVIPPRCSSSHLKACPLEGEEVDWEKKTGEVNTMAETRESNRQFGENFADTQKRHHSECTYEEQIKFGIAATFTKWREGGHQDKPQTDSLKRDSLKEGSLKEGSLKEGSLKEDSLKKDSIKTDSLERDSLKTNVPREEAGTEVLPCEGAPHCSGEAEPYWLSETIEEVSPTYENFFNTVDAAMKVKEINLRTLKLFTENMRKVKGYPNFTSVDEVFLGICFSDPDLPKHILCEKKIFPKNVSFNGFMRSMRYVPYVIPDFPVPSRHFISLYQSEKANEVFNSRNAFLNLLKYEGKNREMVLLRNKIIYDIVKLFVFLSSNLGVETGIYGKAAGVSHGDSTPMVDSSYYINYKCYVRMGRERATNGGEYDDTSSSCSLDYIPSSLDDEMGDDEMEDENWETFSTGEKKSEKEEEKEPYHGDHITHSTLEYASPEKDKKEQPYSTSKQTDEGNPSTVEELLLRKNKKMSYKYVPKWHLSNDMFLSRLVSFDEIQISLEKIYPLFMIQTALIYMIHISCCTLEEDEWRYFFEGPFTLYNMLTPEEVAMRYIKLKGGQFFKLSNIKLNKNINLHQVFMSIPENMQCAEIYRLAINGESTSTGYSAEPFDIYHLMFVSRVFWYIFLYSDNFLLLRSSLFWDAPPG from the exons ATGTATAACGTTGCCAGATCGATGAGTGAGGTAATTATAGAAAATGCTGGCGAagtggagaaggaagaagtccCTGGGGAGGGGAAACCCAAGGGAGACTTATACTTCACCACAAGGGAGCAAATGGAGCAGAATAAACAAAACGGTGCAGAAAAACTGGTGGAATATAATTGCCCAGCCGAAGTGAATACATCTGGGGAGGATGCCCCAGGGATGGATAAGCACGAGGAGGATATGCACGAGGAGGATATGCACGAGGAGGATATGCAAGAGGAGGATATGCACGAGGAAGACATGCATGAGGAAGGTATGCACGAGGAAGATATGCACGAAATGAGTACTCGGGAGGAGGACACCCGAGATGT TGACGatgtgaagaaggggaagtcACCAACGCGTGAGTCATTCACTACTGAAGTGAGTTTCGAAAAGGAAGGCGAAAGAGAGGGGGGAAATTCCGCCGACCGGGTAGGCCAAGAAGCGTCTAATGAGTCGTCTAATGGGGTGCCTAATGGGTCGTCTAGTATGGCATATAATGAGACGCGTACTCCCGACTTAATTGACGACAGGAGGAAAGCAAAGGATCGAGGAAAGAGCTGTGAGGAGGATTTAGGAATGAAGTGCATAATGCAGTTGCTGATGATGTTGGAGAGGGAACGACGGAGGAGCgggagagggggagaaaaaaaaggggaggtgataaagaagggaagaaaaggtaCCCATGAAAGGGCAGAAGGTGACGCGAGGATGTATTTTTCGAAATATGTGGATCGGGTATTTAGCCGTGAAGAGGAAGTGGAGAATGGACACATAGGAGGAGAACCAAGTGAggggaaaagagaaaaaataatcgatACGAGCGGTggaggaagcggtggagCAGTCGGAGGAGCAGTCGGCGGAGGGGCGGAGAAGGGGTGTGCCAGGCTGCTAGACAGAGTGGAAGACCATCTGGGGGCCCTGGACATTTCGCTTAACGAAATTTTGCAGCTGaacaaagtgaaaaaaatattctggTATTTGTATATGAAGTTTAAACTGGAGGATAGCATCACCATTGAGAAATTTTGCGAGCTGCtcaaggagaaaataaaggaggaaatgagtaaaaattattttaaagaataCGTCATGTGGGATAATTTCCACTCATTTTGCAGATACAACGTTGGGAACTTCGATTATAAAATGCtgattttggaaaatttattttgcctgTTAAAATCATACCCCCTGGATTATGAAGAGAATAAAGGATGCTTCTACATGCTGAATCCACAGAGGAATAAAATGATGCAAAGTTCAAATTTGCATGGAGATAAAAAGGCGAACGTACATTTggtgaagaacaaaatgaactaCCTTAAGTTGACCAAAGAAGttaatacatattttaaaaataattttttttttctggacaaaattttcatcccCAAGGatgcttttttcttcgtaaAAGATATTGAAGAAATCGGATTAAAGGATGACTCAAGTAAaactttttatgtacaccAGGCTTTGGTACAAGATTTAAATGAAGACtcagaggagaaaaataccTTCGATGGATTTTATGCTGGCAGCCCACCGTACCAGTCAGACTATTATAGGTATCtccggaaaaaaaaggtacagaacaaaatgaggaagatgAAGGAGTTCATTTTGTACTATTATGGCTTTCCCTCAgtgcagcatttttttgagGCACTCCTCGAATTTGAGCGAGAGTATAAGAAGGCGCACAGGGGGTGCAGTTCGCTGAACGGGAGAGTTGTCGAGAAGGAGGACACTCAGATGTTGGAACTGACTGCCAAGTTGTACGCTAAGTATGGAAACAAACCTCGTGTGAAGGGGTGCACTGATGCACACGGAGGGGTCATTCCCCCTCGGTGCAGCAGCTCCCATTTGAAGGCGTGCCCCctggaaggagaagaagtggaTTGGGAGAAAAAGACAGGCGAGGTGAACACCATGGCAGAGACGAGAGAATCGAATCGGCAGTTCGGAGAGAATTTCGCAGACACGCAAAAAAGGCACCACTCAGAGTGTACCTACGAAGAGCAAATCAAATTTGGCATCGCCGCTACGTTTACAAAGTGGAGGGAGGGGGGTCACCAGGATAAGCCCCAAACGGACTCGCTAAAAAGGGACTCGCTAAAGGAGGGCTCGCTAAAGGAGGGCTCGCTAAAAGAGGGCTCGCTAAAAGAGGACTCTCTAAAAAAGGACTCCATAAAAACGGACTCGCTAGAAAGGGACTCGCTAAAAACCAATGTTCCGAGGGAAGAAGCGGGGACTGAGGTACTCCCATGTGAGGGGGCTCCCCACTGCAGTGGAGAAGCCGAACCATACTGGCTAAGCGAAACCATCGAGGAGGTATCCCCCACGTACGAAAATTTCTTCAACACAGTTGACGCGGCAATGAAggtgaaagaaataaatttaaggacgctaaaattatttacagaAAATATGAGGAAGGTGAAAGGGTACCCAAATTTCACATCCGTTGATGAAGTCTTCTTGGGCATCTGCTTTTCTGACCCAGATTTGCCTAAACATATACTGTgtgagaagaaaatatttcccaAAAATGTAAGCTTTAATGGTTTCATGAGGAGTATGAGGTATGTTCCTTATGTCATTCCCGACTTCCCCGTGCCGAGTAGGCATTTTATATCATTGTATCAAAGTGAGAAAGCTAATGAAGTGTTTAACTCGAGAAATgcgtttttaaatttgctgAAATATGAAGGAAAGAATCGTGAGATGGTTCTActgagaaataaaataatctaTGATATTGTTAaattattcgtttttttgtcatcCAATTTGGGGGTTGAGACAGGAATATATGGGAAAGCTGCGGGTGTGTCACATGGTGACTCGACTCCCATGGTGGACTCCTCTTATTATATCAACTACAAATGCTATGTGAGAATGGGGAGGGAAAGGGCTACCAATGGAGGTGAATATGATGATACGTCGAGCAGCTGCTCCTTGGATTATATTCCCAGCAGCTTGGATGATGAGATGGGGGATGATGAGATGGAGGATGAAAACTGGGAAACCTTCTCAacaggggagaaaaaaagtgaaaaggaagaagaaaaagagccCTACCACGGTGACCATATAACCCATTCGACGTTGGAATATGCGAGTCctgaaaaggataaaaaggaacagcCATACAGTACGAGCAAACAAACTGATGAGGGAAATCCCAGTACAGTGGAAGAACTACTActaaggaaaaataaaaaaatgtcctaCAAATATGTACCGAAGTGGCATCTGTCAAATGATATGTTTTTGTCTCGACTGGTATCCTTTGATGAAATTCAAATTTCTTTGGAGAAAATATATCCTCTGTTCATGATTCAGACGGCACTAATTTATATGATTCATATTTCGTGTTGTACTTTAGAAGAGGATGAGTGGAGGTACTTCTTCGAGGGTCCCTTTACTCTGTACAATATGTTAACCCCCGAGGAGGTAGCCATGAGGTATATAAAACTAAAGGGGGGTCAATTCTTCAAACTGAGCAATATAAAGTTGAACAAGAATATAAACCTGCATCAGGTTTTCATGAGCATACCAGAGAATATGCAGTGTGCAGAAATTTACAGACTGGCTATAAATGGGGAGAGCACATCTACGGGCTACTCTGCTGAGCCCTTCGATATATATCATCTCATGTTCGTTTCGCGTGTGTtttggtacatttttttgtactccGACAATTTCCTGCTTTTGCGGTCATCCCTGTTTTGGGACGCCCCCCCCGGGTAG
- a CDS encoding hypothetical protein (putative), with translation MEGSIKSSNSFQKADCMDAKETSTVDRKWVALTAYQPVDVVTKTVEVPVIKTVEKFVPKTIIQEKIIHVPKNVTHIVEKIVEVPEVKYIEKIVEVPHIHYKNKYVPKIEVVEKVVERQKIIEKWHDKIVEVPQIKEVVRFKEIEDAEEVIKYIPRNSKNINWEEEYQKYTMRKGQERYSLDNNAYQQKMNSYNEYNEKAYSQNAYSRSLDFLNKQSSSLNNQSNIRSEDFSQINFFNQYSGSGGASYEKQRNSIPTSSFDARGSLQLKRLPSEEAKPVGCCTSACT, from the coding sequence atggaaggcTCAATCAAAAGCTCCAACAGCTTCCAAAAAGCAGACTGCATGGATGCCAAGGAAACTTCCACAGTTGACCGAAAATGGGTTGCCCTAACGGCGTACCAACCCGTCGACGTCGTCACCAAAACTGTTGAAGTCCCCGTTATCAAAACGGTAGAAAAATTTGTCCCAAAAACAATCATTCAAGAGAAAATTATCCATGTCCCTAAAAATGTCACCCACATTGTAGAAAAAATCGTAGAGGTACCAGAAGTTAagtatatagaaaaaattgttgaagTGCCACATATTCACTACAAGAATAAGTACGTGCCCAAAATTGAAGTTGTAGAAAAAGTCGTGGAgagacaaaaaattattgaaaaatGGCATGACAAAATTGTGGAAGTGCCACAAATTAAGGAAGTAGTCAGATTTAAAGAAATAGAAGATGCTGAGGAAGTCATTAAATACATCCCAAGAAactcaaaaaatattaactggGAGGAGGAGTaccaaaaatatacaatgaGAAAGGGACAAGAAAGATACAGCTTGGATAACAACGCCTATCAGCAGAAAATGAACTCGTATAATGAGTATAACGAGAAGGCATACTCACAGAATGCCTACAGCAGAAGTCTTGATTTTTTGAACAAGCAATCTTCCAGCCTAAATAATCAGAGCAATATCAGGAGCGAAGACTTTTCGCAGATTAATTTCTTCAATCAGTACAGCGGAAGTGGCGGAGCAAGTTACGAAAAACAGAGAAACAGCATCCCCACCTCCAGCTTTGACGCACGTGGAAGCTTGCAGTTGAAGAGACTGCCCTCTGAGGAAGCCAAGCCCGTCGGCTGCTGCACGTCCGCCTGCACCTGA
- a CDS encoding 40S ribosomal protein S20e (putative): protein MSKLMKGAVESEKFRLRRIRIALTSKSLRAIEKVCSDIMKGAKEKNLNVSGPVRLPVKTLRITTRKSPCGEGTNTWDRFELRIYKRLIDLYSQCEVVTQMTSINIDPGVEVEVIITDS, encoded by the exons atgagtaaatTGATGAAAGGAGCCGTTGAAAGCGAGAAGTTTAGACTTCGTCGCATTCGTATTGCTTTAACCTCCAAGAGTTTGAGGGCTATAGAGAAAG TCTGCAGCGACATCATGAAAGGCGCGAAGGAAAAGAACCTAAACGTGTCCGGACCGGTGAGGCTACCAGTAAAAACGTTGAGAATAACGACAAGAAAATCCCCATGTGGTGAAGGTACCAACACCTGGGATAGATTCGAACTaagaatttataaaagaCTGATTGATTTATATTCCCAATGTGAGGTTGTTACTCAAATGACCTCCATCAACATTGACCCTGGGGTTGAGGTTGAGGTTATTATAACAGATTCG
- a CDS encoding hypothetical protein (putative) — translation MENSVRHSVDIKSEDFVVLISLQNLQTFIMIGYTAVNKDHLNFDFSYLWALCIGTGLFIYSLISFVLIRSLVLSKIDIGKYVLELLFSLSIIVTCSLSIIIDSFKIANMQLLFFSFALTGYAYYNLISLFFFCTLIGMIIQYNISFTGFRMQSNSFFFLDMLSYLVQIIGGNILYFRMYELCTLIVISKRNPCKYVVASKEVKHVEKQIFSSLFNSYMCMKSKTYSDLTCTNDLLNKESQSVVGRDDTHSKWNSHVGTSYHDKVSHTKKLLLRRGKRDKRNLKGGGRLTCAKHSAYHNSRSLANCATKHTSNCTTNFRISNTLSLKNNFNPNLTSEAASPPICKKCLSEKNSHKDNTYKHMEEKKKYKFCIQSGTANKSNELDNHGVDSTWMANPTYSTTTHGKDISRGGNNSTRGYPQDNEVLIQIRGTNTDKDAVPVCNSNASWIKSTAVIDMSGEGKQKKGHPIDTSADLPSDNKPSYNSYRNRCAFPPNEQPRYYACPCYQTHSSGSSLSDVTSEQRTKRKISAHSLVEGGNTKMDNQQNRRVSSKRRDGAKSEEHHPPNDPLADNSNGNDHTYHCNVMTCSYNIIKGTHNVSTHSGGRKGDKSSRAIGGQRVEIGEIEAIPRGTNPIQACPDGAPLPRGRRPSAHSNCTDHLGDESRQSESKFESTSNEDASDTLERTLPEKDQSNGPNQPTQNGAKLSDKENLSDKENLSDRENLSDGADLSNRANLSNRANLSNRANLSDEGRGVHPNNNNAPASAKKETNFHKKLLLRKSKSSLHMSQWGENTPHRHTSRSSNNTKLITFTNKELQNGSNSNLKCKYSKKNSSRQHEMLDKIIQYLFVHIPEYFKNVFDMTKKIFFDLKKKKVLMQNATWKNKIFIPERDPLGLFKNENLEKWYVSWMDEFNRNIIAKTYYIAIYLIMYIITLDFVTAYKLYYTTTRRMINGALLTHYNYLRYYFFKSIVNIIVYLLYILFVTFKIRKDPTYNIKRYYFVTLLLCLAKLIISSSDIYVAITSLDYFISPYYVYIYIHMLIVQTSILLIIRYPTHYLLFFLYIICFTSLYWSFSIHKSFMEFIFIIACVSFTIIYSYVLCSRTVEINRRILFSKYELPYLLYLKEIAGCLNRRRSQGGV, via the exons atggagaacTCCGTGAGGCACTCAGTCGACATAAAATCGGAAGACTTCGTCGTCCTGATTTCGCTCCAAAACCTACAGACATTCATCATGATAGGATACACAGCCGTGAATAAAGACCACCTGAACTTTGACTTCTCCTACCTGTGGGCACTCTGCATTGGCACGGGTCTCTTCATATACTCCCTGATCAGTTTTGTTCTCATAAGATCCCTCGTGTTATCAAAGATAGACATAGGCAAATACGTCCTAGAGTTACTATTCAGTTTGAGTATAATCGTCACGTGTTCACTGTCCATAATAATTGACTCCttcaaaattgcaaacatgcagttgctctttttttcattcgcTTTAACAGGCTATGCCTATTACAATTTGATCagcctcttctttttttgcacactcATAGGAATGATAATTCAATATAATATAAGCTTCACTGGGTTTAGAATGCAAtcgaattcttttttctttttggacATGCTATCCTACCTAGTGCAAATTATTGggggaaatatattatactttCGCATGTACGAACTGTGCACTTTAATTGTGATTTCGAAGAGGAACCCATGCAAGTATGTCGTCGCATCGAAGGAAGTAAAACACGtggagaaacaaattttttcatccttatTCAATTCTTACATGTGCATGAAGTCGAAAACTTATTCAGATTTAACATGCACTAATGatcttttaaataaagaGAGTCAATCTGTTGTCGGTAGGGATGATACTCACTCTAAGTGGAACTCCCACGTTGGTACTTCCTACCATGACAAGGTTAGTCACACGAAGAAGTTACTCCTTCGACGAGGCAAAAGGGACAAACGCAATCTCAAGGGGGGAGGTCGATTAACATGTGCAAAACATAGCGCCTACCATAATAGCCGAAGTCTTGCCAACTGTGCCACCAAGCATACCTCCAACTGTACAACTAACTTTAGAATATCTAACACCCtttcacttaaaaataatttcaaccCTAACCTAACCTCAGaagctgcttctccccccatttgtaaaaaatgcctttcggaaaaaaatagccataAGGATAATACGTACAAACAcatggaagagaaaaaaaaatacaaattttgtATCCAATCAGGCACTGCAAATAAGTCGAACGAGTTGGACAACCATGGGGTAGACTCAACATGGATGGCTAATCCTACCTACTCAACTACTACCCATGGGAAGGATATCAGCCGGGGGGGGAACAACTCAACCAGGGGATACCCCCAAGACAATGAAGTGCTCATCCAAATTAGGGGAACTAACACAGATAAGGATGCAGTCCCGGTGTGCAACTCGAACGCTAGTTGGATCAAGTCCACTGCAGTGATTGACATGTCGGGGGAGggaaagcagaaaaagggcCATCCCATAGATACATCAGCTGATCTACCATCGGACAATAAACCTTCATACAACTCGTACCGCAACCGATGTgctttccccccaaatgaacaaCCCAGGTACTACGCCTGTCCGTGCTACCAGACCCATTCCAGCGGATCATCCCTCAGTGATGTGACCTCAGAACAAAGgacaaagaggaaaattagTGCCCATAGCTTGGTTGAAGGGGGAAACACCAAAATGGATAATCAGCAAAATCGCCGCGTGAGCAGCAAACGGAGAGATGGCGCGAAGAGTGAAGAACATCACCCCCCCAATGACCCACTTGCAGATAACTCAAACGGAAATGACCATACCTACCACTGCAATGTGATGACATGtagttataatataataaaaggCACACACAATGTGAGTACGCacagtggaggaagaaagggTGATAAGTCCTCTCGAGCGATCGGGGGTCAACGAGTTGAAATTGGTGAAATAGAGGCCATCCCTCGAGGAACAAACCCTATCCAAGCGTGCCCCGACGgtgcccccctcccccgcGGAAGAAGGCCCTCTGCCCACAGTAACTGCACGGATCACCTGGGCGATGAAAGTCGCCAAAGTGAAAGCAAATTTGAGTCCACGTCAAACGAGGACGCGTCGGACACTCTGGAAAGAACACTGCCTGAAAAGGATCAGTCGAATGGGCCAAACCAACCAACGCAGAACGGGGCAAAGCTATCGGATAAGGAAAACCTATCAGACAAGGAAAACCTATCAGACAGGGAAAACCTATCAGACGGGGCAGACTTATCAAACAGGGCAAACCTATCAAACAGGGCAAACCTATCAAACAGGGCAAACCTATCGGATGAAGGCCGTGGGGTCCACCCAAACAACAACAATGCCCCGGCGAGcgccaaaaaggaaacaaattttcacaaaaagcTCCTCTTGCGCAAGTCCAAAAGTTCGCTACACATGAGCCAATGGGGCGAAAACACCCCGCACAGACACACCTCGCGCAGCAGCAACAACACCAAGCTGATCACATTCACAAACAAGGAgttacaaaatggaagtaaCAGCAACTTGAAGTGTaaatatagcaaaaaaaattcatcaagGCAACACGAAATGTTAgacaaaatt atacaatatttatttgtgcacattccagaatattttaaaaacgtctTCGATATgacgaagaaaatatttttcgatttaaaaaaaaaaaaagtgctcaTGCAAAATGCaacttggaaaaataaaatattcatccCTGAAAGGGACCCACTAGGgttattcaaaaatgaaaacctAGAAAAATGGTACGTGTCCTGGATGGACGAATTTAACAGAAATATTATCGCAAAAACTTATTATATAGCCATCTACCtcattatgtatataattacCCTAGACTTTGTAACAGCATACAAATTGTACTACACAACAACGAGAAGGATGATCAACGGGGCGTTACTCACACACTACAATTACCTCCGCTACTACTTCTTCAAATCGATAGTCAACATAATTGTGTATCTCCTCTACATTCTTTTTGTAACATTTAAAATACGAAAGGACCCCACTTATAATATTAAGCGCTATTATTTTGTCACCCTTTTGTTGTGTCTAGCCAAGCTCATCATATCATCATCGGATATTTACGTGGCCATCACCTCGCTAGATTACTTTATCAGTCCCTActacgtgtatatatacatccaTATGCTAATTGTGCAAACGTcgattttgttaataattcGATACCCTACACAttatttactcttttttctctacatTATTTGCTTCACTTCCTTATATTGGTCTTTCTCCATTCACAAAAGTTTTAtggaattcatttttatcattgcTTGTGTTTCTTTTACcattatttattcttatgTACTTTGCTCTAGGACAGTGGAGATCAATCGGCGCATTTTGTTCTCCAAGTATGAGTTGCCCTACCTCTTGTACCTCAAAGAGATTGCCGGTTGTCTGAACAGACGACGCTCCCAGGGAGGTGTCTGA
- a CDS encoding hypothetical protein (putative) has product MYLYFFLLLLTLTKRNYTLNIKKRFHVLNYLHFSNSKASIKNVTSTYFTNKNSSRHEIYRKRFERELKETLQSILYKKGIKINYKYHIDEDIIEGIAIHQVQLNSDCSVAKVFIEIMGDSIDSRQGYIWMKKNCKRIRYMLAQAIKHRKRVPFLNFVLSNLSEQTQLLCQIENIREYYGEMFKEDLGEFESNGEEADGGANWEEKGNTQYPQNEELGDEQ; this is encoded by the exons ATGtacctatattttttcctcctcctgcttaCACTCACCAAAAGAAACTACACCCTCAACATTAAGAAGAGGTTCCACGTTTTGAATTATTTGCACTTTAGCAACTCTAAGGCATCAATCAAAAACGTTACCTCCACTTATTTTACTAATAAGAACTCGAGTCGGCATGAGATATACAGGAAAAGATTCGAAAGGGAACTGAAGGAGACACTCCaatcaattttgtacaaaaaggggattaaGATAAATTATAAGTACCATATCGATGAAGATATAATAGAAGGAATAGCGATTCACCAAGTCCAGCTGAACAGTGATTGTTCTGTGGCAAAAGTTTTTATCGAAATAATGGGGGACTCGATCGATTCCAGACAG GGCTACATctggatgaagaaaaactgCAAACGAATTCGCTACATGTTGGCCCAAGCAATTAAACATCGGAAAAGAgtcccatttttaaatttcgtCCTCAGCAATTTAAGCGAGCAAACACAATTGCTTTGCCAGATAGAAAACATACGGGAGTACTACGGAGAAATGTTTAAGGAGGACTTGGGGGAGTTTGAATCAaacggggaagaagcagatggGGGAGCGaattgggaagaaaaagggaacacgCAGTACccgcaaaatgaagaactgGGCGACGAACAATAG